GGCGCGGCGCTGCGCGAAGGCCCAGTCGAGGAGGGCTGCCGACTCCGCAGCCGGATTTGGGCTCCGGAGCACGACAGCGATCATGCGGTGCCCATCCCGGGTGGCCGACGCAGCGTAGGCGCGTCCAGCGCGACGAGTGTACCCGACCTTCACGCCATCCGCGCCCGGGTAGTTGCCAAGCAGCAGATTCAGATTTGCGATCGGGTAGGGCGGGTCAGCACGGACAGTCCAGGTCAGAGTCGAGACGATCCGGACGAAGTGCTCGTTCTGCATTGCCTCCCGTGCAATCCGGGCGAGGTCTTCGGCGGTGCTCAGATGGTAGGGATGGTCCAAGCCATGCGGATTGACGAAGTGCGTCTGCTGCAGCCCCATCTGATGGACTCGATGATTCATCATCGCGACAAACGCGGCCTCGGAGCCGGCAAGGTGGCGCGCGATCGCAAGAGCGGCGTCGTTCCCTGAGGGAAGCATCAGCCCGTACAGGAGATCCTCAAGCGGAAGGATCATCCCCGGGCGGAGGCCCATCACCGTGCTCCGCGGCATCGCGCGCGCGTCAACGTCGATCGCCACCAGGTCGTCAAGCCGTCCCACCTCGAGAGCGACCAATGCGGTCACCATCTTGGTGAGGCTCGCCGGATGGACGGGCGCGCGCTCGTTCTTGCCGTAGAGCAAACGCCCCGTGGCCGCATCGAGCACGGCGACTTCGGTTGCTCCAACAGCGGGGGGGCCGGCTGCGCGGGCAGGCTGCGGGGCAATGAGGACAAGCAGCAGCGCCAGCAGCGCAATCGCGACACGACGCATCGGTTCCTCCTGCCTCCCAGTATAGGCGGGAAGGCGAGATGCGGGCGTGAGCCGTGTACTCGCATCAGGTCGTAGGGGGGCGAAGGGGGTGCTGCTCTCACGTCAATAGCGCGGGAGGGGGCAGATGCGGCATCAGTGGCGGCGGTCGCGGCGCGTGTCTGCAGGGGGCGCTCGAGCTGAGGCGTGCAGGAAGACGGACACCCATGGCGAGGTCAGCTGGGCAGCGTTCAGCAGTGGAGGGGGAGATCGGCTGAGAGATCGAGTGCATCGAGGCGAACG
This genomic stretch from Dehalococcoidia bacterium harbors:
- a CDS encoding D-alanyl-D-alanine carboxypeptidase; the encoded protein is MRRVAIALLALLLVLIAPQPARAAGPPAVGATEVAVLDAATGRLLYGKNERAPVHPASLTKMVTALVALEVGRLDDLVAIDVDARAMPRSTVMGLRPGMILPLEDLLYGLMLPSGNDAALAIARHLAGSEAAFVAMMNHRVHQMGLQQTHFVNPHGLDHPYHLSTAEDLARIAREAMQNEHFVRIVSTLTWTVRADPPYPIANLNLLLGNYPGADGVKVGYTRRAGRAYAASATRDGHRMIAVVLRSPNPAAESAALLDWAFAQRRADVEGAS